A region of Vibrio chagasii DNA encodes the following proteins:
- a CDS encoding amidohydrolase family protein: MKKLITNANVFNGVDNNLIENVSILIEDNLITQIGEVDATLADEIIDARGGTVMPGLIDAHVHITLSAPFNVIDTMTREEVAIRSAKISEEMLMRGFTTIRDVAGNTLGLKKSIDNGYATGPRILPSMAAISQTSGHSDYRQNQAQERLANGHEDSPMMKLGAMRVADGRSEVLKAVREQLFMGASQIKIMAGGGASSTFDPLDTLQFTSDEMEAAVQAASDYGTYVAAHIHTSDAMRRAAEAGVMSFEHATIMDDEIAEIIKEKGIWVIPSYFTSSLIAERKIPLPNEETYRKTERVGKAMFKSAELIKKYDIQNIAFGTDCVGETNVHATQLNELGAIEQVFDTITALRMATSNCGRLFEMSTYQHPYQEGKLGQVVEGAYADLLIIDGNPLEGVACVANTETQKLIMKDGKVYKNTL, encoded by the coding sequence ATGAAAAAGCTAATCACTAACGCGAACGTATTTAACGGTGTTGATAACAACCTAATCGAGAACGTATCTATTCTTATCGAGGACAACTTGATCACTCAAATTGGCGAGGTCGACGCTACGTTAGCCGATGAAATCATTGATGCTCGAGGTGGCACGGTAATGCCTGGCTTGATTGACGCCCACGTTCATATCACGCTCTCTGCGCCTTTCAATGTGATTGATACTATGACACGTGAAGAAGTCGCAATTCGCTCAGCGAAGATTTCAGAAGAGATGCTGATGCGTGGCTTTACCACTATTCGCGATGTAGCAGGTAACACGCTTGGCCTTAAGAAAAGTATCGATAATGGCTACGCGACTGGCCCACGTATTCTTCCTTCAATGGCGGCAATTTCACAAACCAGCGGTCACTCAGATTACCGCCAAAACCAAGCTCAAGAACGTTTAGCGAATGGACACGAAGATTCGCCAATGATGAAGCTAGGTGCGATGCGAGTAGCCGATGGCCGTTCAGAAGTATTGAAAGCCGTGCGTGAACAACTGTTTATGGGCGCGTCACAAATTAAGATCATGGCAGGTGGCGGTGCATCATCGACCTTCGACCCGCTAGACACATTGCAATTTACTTCCGACGAGATGGAAGCCGCTGTACAAGCCGCTTCAGATTACGGTACTTATGTTGCCGCACATATCCATACTTCAGACGCGATGCGTCGAGCAGCAGAAGCGGGCGTCATGTCTTTCGAACACGCTACCATCATGGATGACGAGATCGCAGAGATCATTAAAGAGAAAGGTATTTGGGTGATCCCGTCTTACTTCACCTCTTCATTGATTGCAGAGCGTAAGATCCCACTGCCAAACGAAGAGACATATCGCAAGACAGAGCGCGTGGGTAAAGCCATGTTCAAGTCGGCAGAACTGATTAAGAAATACGACATCCAAAACATCGCATTTGGTACTGACTGTGTGGGTGAAACCAATGTGCATGCAACCCAACTGAATGAGCTTGGTGCGATTGAGCAAGTATTCGATACCATCACTGCACTTCGCATGGCGACGTCAAACTGTGGGCGACTATTCGAAATGTCGACATACCAACACCCGTACCAAGAAGGCAAACTTGGTCAAGTGGTTGAAGGCGCTTACGCTGACCTACTGATCATCGACGGTAACCCACTAGAAGGCGTGGCATGTGTGGCTAACACAGAGACACAAAAACTGATCATGAAAGACGGCAAGGTGTATAAAAACACGCTTTAG
- a CDS encoding alpha/beta hydrolase, which produces MLKVITSLRFVLVLLTSSVLFGCSNFRNLSHEIDAIDSITDQYQLVLSQPASDSAVVILQIKDINQSEVDGYDGIINSDRIHLQLSNNIHYLLVFEDKNQDLTLQANEAFSVINLSDYQDNSSIKVSLEVNENEAPSAFVDRSLSSLLKIELDLVDIGAVVSLEDPPFDRKNAKLGMWQPLTFLLEHNAGLYFLSEYDPNKIPILFVHGINATALDFEPLIEKVDQSKYQIWVFNYPSGLSLALNSKGLNNLMHTVVTQYKIQQLHVVAHSMGGLIVANSIRQCRIGQLCDFVSSMTTISSPFGGVASAKQGIEYSPVVMPAWVDLNPEGKFIADLFSDNDKNHTPHFLAFGYNSGELFNTKSNDGVINLSSQLSRPAQLHASQILGYNENHLSILDNDDLFEDLSEFWLRAEEEH; this is translated from the coding sequence TTGCTAAAGGTGATTACCTCACTGCGATTCGTCTTGGTATTGCTAACCAGTTCAGTGCTGTTCGGATGCAGTAACTTTCGAAACTTATCCCATGAGATAGATGCAATTGACTCCATTACCGACCAATACCAACTGGTTTTGAGCCAACCCGCATCAGATTCAGCCGTCGTGATTCTACAAATCAAAGACATCAATCAAAGCGAAGTGGATGGCTACGATGGAATCATCAACAGTGACCGTATCCACTTGCAGCTATCGAATAACATTCATTACCTACTTGTCTTTGAAGATAAGAACCAAGACTTAACCCTACAAGCTAACGAAGCATTCAGCGTTATTAATCTTAGTGACTACCAAGACAATTCCAGCATCAAAGTCTCACTCGAAGTGAATGAGAATGAAGCCCCAAGCGCCTTTGTTGATCGTTCGCTCTCTTCACTATTGAAAATCGAATTGGATTTGGTTGATATCGGTGCAGTTGTGAGCCTTGAAGATCCCCCTTTTGACAGAAAAAACGCCAAACTTGGGATGTGGCAACCACTAACATTCCTGCTCGAGCATAATGCTGGGCTCTACTTTTTATCAGAGTATGATCCAAACAAAATCCCTATCTTGTTTGTGCATGGCATTAACGCAACTGCATTGGATTTTGAGCCGCTGATTGAAAAAGTCGACCAATCTAAATATCAAATATGGGTTTTCAACTACCCTTCCGGTTTATCTTTGGCTTTGAACTCTAAAGGTCTGAACAACCTAATGCACACCGTCGTCACTCAATACAAGATTCAGCAACTACACGTGGTGGCGCACAGCATGGGCGGGCTTATCGTTGCCAATAGTATTCGTCAGTGTCGTATCGGACAGTTATGTGATTTTGTCAGTAGCATGACTACCATCTCGTCGCCATTTGGTGGTGTTGCTTCAGCTAAGCAAGGTATAGAGTACTCTCCCGTAGTAATGCCAGCCTGGGTCGATTTAAATCCAGAAGGCAAATTTATCGCTGACCTGTTTTCTGATAACGATAAAAACCACACCCCACACTTTTTAGCGTTTGGCTATAACTCGGGGGAGCTGTTCAATACCAAAAGTAACGATGGCGTCATTAATCTCTCAAGCCAGTTGTCCCGCCCGGCCCAACTCCACGCGTCACAAATCCTCGGCTACAACGAAAACCATTTGAGCATCTTAGATAACGATGACCTGTTTGAAGACCTGTCCGAGTTTTGGTTAAGAGCTGAAGAAGAACATTGA
- a CDS encoding aspartate ammonia-lyase: MQYRIEVDNIGEVKIPALLPYGAQTQRALNLYPVDNQKTLGDYASIVTAVLRIKLASARVNREIGEMDPVLSLNVENTCQSVLENYQKELFPVHAFHGGGGISVNMNVNEVVANIVNHSYYAQPYGSYSPAHPNDAINMNHSTSDCLQTASHLAAIEALDRLDITIERLIYALEYLMVNHNDSSKLARTCMQDAVTIEFKQFWSGYLASLRTYQMHLKACRNDLQAVNLSGNIIGRGGDCSTAYAERCISVLSDVTGIELRKNDNLFQSSQSFDAQTHCVSQVENLAGFIIKIAKDLRLMSSGPEGGLSEITLPAVQAGSSAMPGKVNPTVPEFAIQSAMQAQGHCYSSKQAHVHGELDYNPWGMLLTTNLLDAIDHLDKGISVLTEKCVFGIEVNSETESRNEFALVPLVVRVKSKVGYKATLECVKEAKDSNELKEMLQEILKR; the protein is encoded by the coding sequence ATGCAATACAGAATCGAAGTCGATAATATTGGTGAAGTGAAAATTCCAGCGTTACTCCCTTATGGGGCTCAAACACAACGAGCTCTAAATCTGTATCCTGTAGATAATCAAAAAACACTTGGTGACTACGCTTCAATTGTCACTGCTGTTTTACGCATCAAACTAGCTTCTGCTCGTGTAAACAGGGAAATCGGAGAAATGGATCCTGTGCTTTCATTGAACGTTGAAAACACCTGTCAGTCCGTACTAGAAAACTACCAAAAGGAGCTATTCCCCGTTCACGCCTTTCATGGTGGCGGTGGCATTTCAGTTAATATGAATGTCAATGAAGTCGTCGCTAACATTGTCAATCATAGCTATTATGCCCAGCCCTACGGTTCTTATTCTCCCGCTCATCCGAATGATGCCATTAACATGAATCATTCAACGAGCGATTGCTTGCAAACCGCAAGCCACTTGGCTGCGATTGAAGCCCTTGATCGCTTAGATATAACCATTGAACGCTTGATATACGCGCTTGAGTATTTAATGGTAAATCACAACGACAGCTCTAAACTCGCCAGGACCTGTATGCAGGATGCAGTCACGATTGAGTTTAAACAATTCTGGAGCGGTTACTTAGCATCACTACGCACCTATCAAATGCACCTTAAAGCGTGTCGCAATGACCTTCAGGCTGTGAATTTAAGCGGTAATATTATTGGTCGAGGTGGTGACTGCTCAACGGCTTATGCCGAGCGTTGTATCTCAGTGCTTTCCGACGTTACCGGTATAGAGCTTCGCAAGAACGATAACTTGTTTCAATCCAGCCAATCATTCGATGCTCAAACTCATTGTGTGAGCCAGGTGGAGAACTTAGCGGGCTTTATTATCAAGATAGCGAAAGACCTGCGTCTGATGTCTTCCGGTCCCGAGGGCGGTTTATCGGAAATTACGCTTCCAGCAGTACAGGCTGGTTCAAGTGCTATGCCCGGGAAAGTAAACCCTACGGTTCCCGAGTTTGCCATTCAGTCTGCTATGCAAGCACAAGGGCATTGTTACTCATCTAAACAAGCACATGTTCATGGAGAGTTAGACTATAACCCGTGGGGAATGCTACTGACTACCAATCTACTTGATGCAATAGATCACTTAGATAAGGGAATTTCAGTACTGACTGAAAAGTGTGTTTTCGGAATAGAAGTTAACTCAGAGACCGAATCTCGTAATGAGTTCGCTTTAGTGCCGCTCGTTGTTCGAGTTAAGTCAAAAGTTGGATACAAAGCTACTTTAGAATGTGTCAAAGAGGCTAAAGACTCAAACGAGTTAAAAGAGATGTTACAAGAGATACTCAAGCGGTGA